In Nostoc edaphicum CCNP1411, the sequence TATGGCGCAAGAGCTATTAACAACTGCTAGCAAGTTTAAAGTCAAATGAATTTTAGATTTTAGATTTTAGATTTTGGATTATGAATGAGGAGAATTTTAAGCGGATAACAAAGCAGCTAGCATTGCGAGTAATCCGCTTAGTAGAAGCTCTTCCGCAGAGCCGAACGGCAGATGTAATTGGCAAGCAGCTAATCCGTTCAGCAACATCTGTGGGAGCTAACTATCGGTCAGCTTGTCGTGGTAAGTCAACCACCGATGTCATTGCTAAACTCAGCTTGCTAGAGGAAGAAGCCGATGAAAGTCTTTATTGGATGGAACTTATTGTTTAGGTTGGTTTATTACCACTGGAAAAAGTGAGCAATTTGATGTCATAAAACACCGAAATTCTTGCAATTACAGTTGCATCAATTAAAACTTTACGTAACAAATCCAAAATCCAAAATTTAAAATCAAAAATATGATCACAGATAAAGAAATTCGCGAACAAGGATACATCTACTTTCTGGCTGAAGCCCCGGAACTAGTCCAAATTATTGAACAAGAGCTATTTAGCTTATCGGAAGGTTATAGCACTGCAAAAATTCACAACTTAATGCGAGCTACCCATACACTTAAAGGTGGTGCTGCTAATGTTGGATTAGAAGTAATTAAGATGATAGCCCATTTTTTAGAAGATGTATTTAAGGCTCTTTATAATCCAAATGTAATAGTTGATGCTGAATTACAAACGCTTTTATTACAAGCTTATGAGTGTCTGAGTATAGCATTAAATACTGAGCTAATCGGCAGTACTGTTAATGATGAAGAATTGCTTCACCGGGCAACTTCTGTCTTTGCACAGTTGCAAGAAAAATTGGGTGATGCTTTTGGTGCTGAGTCTCATATTCCCACTTCTGAAGAATTGGGATTTGATATTGTACAGTCCGTTTTTGAAGTGGGAGTAAAGCAACGTCTAAACAGTATTGCTGATGCTGTTAATAATCCACCAAGCAATGCCGAATTGATTGAATTTTTACAGTCTCAAGCCGAGGTATTTTTCGGCTTGGCAGAATCTCTAAACTTACCTGGATTGGGAGAAATTTCCCAAACGATTATGTTGGCTCTGCAAGCAAATCCCACCCAGGTGCAGCAAATTGCAGAAATTGCTCTTGGAGATTTACAACAATCACAAAAATTAGTATTAGATGGCGATCGCACATCTGGTGGAGAACCTTCTCCAAATTTACGAAAACTCACAATTGTGGCAAATAATGAGTTATTTGAAGAATTGCAAAACAATTCATCTGCTAACACATTTATTACCTATGAAGAACAATTTTACCAGTTTATCACTACATCTGATCACAATAAAAATGAATCGGTCAATCCAACAACAGCCAAGTTTTATTTAAAGGTAATTCGCTATATTTTTGGCTGGTTTAATCACCAGATGGAAATACCAGAAGCAGAACTAAGTTTGACTTTACTGGTTCCCACATTAGAAAGAAAAACTTTACTTAAGTATATCGAAAACTGGCTGAAAAAATTTCTTGATTTTGTCCAAGATGAAGAAGATAGTCAAAGTCTTTATATTTATAGACGTGGCATCATCTTAATCATTCTATTTGCAGTTGCAAAATTTCAATATTCTCTTAAATCATCTGATGCCTATCTCTCAGTAATTAAAATCCTACAAAACCAAATTTATAAATTAGCAAAAGAATATAAAAATTATCCTCCTGTTACTGGCGAAGAGAAAAATTGGCTTGATAGTCCCAGACTACAAACACTGTTAGTTATTAAAGAGATATCTGTATCAACCCAAACAACTGATAACTTCCTAGAAGCAATATGGGGAGAAGAAGCTAGCCAAAATATTGCTGCTGAAGTCGTGACGTTCCAGACTGATGATTCTTCAGAAAAACTTGATTCATTAACTGTCAGTGAACAGGTAGTTATCAATGTTTCTGAAACAGCTATTGAAGTCATGCCTGATTTAGCTACACAAATAAACAAAGAAATAGAAGATAAATCACAGTATGTTCAAACTAAAAACTTTCGCCAACCTTCATTTATTCGAGTAGATACAGAGAGACTGCAACACCTCAATTATCTAGCAGGAGAATTGCTGATTTATCAAAAACGGCGTGGATTGCAAGATGAACAAGTCAAAGAAATAATTGAGCAATTAATACAGCAACTCACTAGACACCAAACAACTTTAAATGAATTACGCGATTTACCATTACAAATACAAAATATAAGCTCACAACAAACGCAAAGTTTTGCAGTGGATTTTGACTCACTAGAAATGGATGTATATACAGAATTTCAGATGACGTTGCATGAATCAATAGAAGAAGCATTGCAACTACAAGAAACCACAGAGTCTCTTGACTTACTTTTGACCCAAGCTGCTCAAATTAGTGACAAACAAGAGAATTTAACTCTTAATATTATAGATAGCTTAGTAGAAGCACGAATGTCGCCTTTGGGCAATATTCTAAATCGCTTCCCCCACATGGTAGATAAGTTGGGGAATGTTCATGCAAAAATTGTAGAATTGAAACTTATTGGTAGTGAAGTTCTAGTAGATAAAGCGATCGCAGAAAAGCTGTACGATCCCTTGTTACACTTAGTGCGTAATGCTTTTGACCACGGTATTGAAGCTCCACAACTTCGTCGAGAGCTTGGTAAACCAGAACAAGGTTTAATCGAAATCTGCGCCTATCATCAGGGTAGCCAAACTGTTATTGAGGTTCGGGATGATGGTCAGGGATTAAATTTAGACAGAATTCGTAGAAAAGCTGCTGAACTTTATCCCGTACAAACTGAAGAAAAAACTAGAGTTTATGCTTCTAATCTGCCTGAATCTGAACTTTTAGATTTGATATTTGCGCCTGGGTTTTCTACTGCTAATAAAGTGAGTGATATTTCTGGGCGCGGTATGGGTTTAGATATTGTGCGTACTCAGATGCACGCACTCAATGGCTCAATTTCAGTTCAATCCTTACCCAATCAAGGAACAATCTTCATACTCAAAATTCCTTTTTCTATGACTACAGAAAAATTAATGCTAGTTCAAGCCAAAGGTGTTGTTTATGCTCTCCTTTTGGACAGTGTAGAAAAAATATTGATTCCCTCCGATCAACAGATTAAAGAAATTGAAGGAAACAAAGTCTTGCATTTGCACACCGACAATGATGAAACTATGGTCAGCCTTCGTCAACTTTCAAAGTTGATTGATTATAATGGTTCATTCTTTAATAGTGCTACTTCATACAACACATCAAATACTCACGATCCAAGCGTAGCGAAAAATCCGGTGCTTTTACTACGACAAAATCAGGGAAAAATTGCTTTAGAAGTTGACCAAATAATTGGTGAACAAGAACTGGTAATTAGACCTTTAGGAAATGCGATCGCACCACCAAAATATATTTATGGTTGTAGTAGTTTAGCTAATGGTAATCTCATCTTAGTTATTGATGCTTCGTTGCTGGTAAAGTCTAGCGAGATCCAACAAACAACACTTGATATCAGAGCGCTACCAGTAGCTTCGTCATCTAATAAAAAAGCTTTGCCGATATCAGGACATACTTTTTCATCTACACCATTACTTGCCGCATCTACTTCCACGACAACTATAGAAAGCCAACCCAGTTATTCTCAAGAGCCAGATAATAAATCACCGATAGAAATCCAACCCAGTTATTCTCAAGAGCCAAATAAATCACCAAAAGTTGTTTTAGTAGTAGATGATGCAATTAGTCTTCGACAAACTCTCTCTCTGACTCTACAAAAAGCTGGCTATCAAGTAATACAAGCCCAAAATGGTGTAGAAGCTCTAGAAAAGTTGCAGTTACATCCTGAAATTCAAGTTGTTGTCTCCGATTTAGAGATGCCACGAATGAATGGTTTTGAGTTGTTGAGTAATTTCCGTCAATACCCCAATTTAGGCAAAATACCTGTAGTGATTCTCACTTCTCGTAGCGCTGAAAAACACCGTCAGCTTGCCCAAGAATTGGGTGCTAAGGCTTACTTAACTAAGCCTTATTTAGAGCATGAATTTTTATCTACAATCAAGAATTTAATTAACAGTAATACAAATGATTTAAATCATTTGCTCATGGTGACAAATCATTAAAATTAATCTGAATTTTAGTTGAGTGCGATCGGTAAGTTATCTCTAAGAGTTTAAGCTCAGTGATACCACAGTGGTGAAAGAAGCATAGTGTACTTATGTAGTGTATCAATCCTTGGGACGCGATCGCCTTAATTACCAGGTAGATTATTTGGATCTACACCTAGAGAACGTAAATACTCCGCTAACTGTTCAGCCCTTTGCCGTTCTTGTTCAGCCCGCGATCGCTCTTGTTGTGCCTGTTCTGCATCTGTAAAATAGCGGTTTCCTTGCTCGTCATACCAACATAAAAACTCCTGTTGTATCCCGCCAATTACAGCTTGGTGTCGTCCTATACCTAAACCCACCTCTGGCATTAAATAGGGTTCACCTATTTGTAATTGGTAGTTTCCATCGAGCAACTTATACACTTCAAAGGGTTGATGTTGGTCGCGTCGCCAAAACTCAGGGTTATAAATTACGTAGTACAATACACCGAGTTTTCTATATATATCTAGCTTCTCGTCATATTCACCGCCTGGGGTATGGGATACCATTTCTAATGTGAATATTGGAACTATCCCATTTTCTTCCCAAACCGCGTAACTTTTGCGTGATTTACCACCTTTTTTCCGTTCTACTCCCAGACTTAAAAAAGCATCTGGGACTACAGGTACTCTAGGATTTACTCCTGTGGTGTGATACAGTCCCATATCTACTCCGAAGTACCAATCCATGCGATTTGCCCAAATGGAGTTAAGTAAAAAGAGTAAAATATTGGGCAAAAAGTTTTGATCTTCGTTATCCACTGGGGTATCGTCTGAACAGGGAAGTTCGTCGGTAGTTGGTAACGCATTTTTGAGATCGGGTGAGAGCATAACCGTTGTCTCGCTGGCGTTTAATGCCTTTATTATAAATGAGCGAACAAAAGTTTAAGGTTTGGGTGTAGGTTCACCAAACTTAATTACAAGTGCGATCGCAATACTAACTAGCAAAATTAACGTCATACTTAATGCTGAACCAAATCCCCAATTTTGGGTGGCTCCAAGAAACTGATTATAAACTAACCGCGCCGCCGTCATACTAGAAGCACCACCGAGTAATTCTGGATCGACAAAATCCCCCAAGCCTGTGATGAATACAAGCATGGAAGCAGCTGCAATTCCCGGCAAAATTTGCGGTACAGTTACTTGGAAAAAAGTTTCCACAGGATTTGCACCTAAATCAGCTGCTGCTTCTAACAACTGCTTGTCTAACTTTTCGAGAGAAGCATATAAAATCAAAACCATGTAGGGTAACAAGCTGTAACTCATACCAATCAATACAGCTTGACTCTGATTAAGTAATTGCAAAGTAGGCAAGCCTAAATTGCTGAGTAAACTATTCAATAAACCAGTAGGACGAAGAATTGTAATCCAAGCATAGGAGCGAAGTAAGGAGGAAGTCCACAAAGGCAAGACAAAGCTTAATAACAGCAAATTTCGCCAACGCTGCGGCGCTATCTGAGCAATCCAATAGGCGACGGGGAAGCCCAAAATTAAACAAATTATTGTGGTGCCAAAGGCAAAAAATAGCGATCGCCCAATTACTTGCAGGTAAAGGGGGTCAAATATTCTAATGTAGTTTTTGAATCCGTTGGGATTGACTAAATCTCCCGGTCGGATGTCTGCAACTAAACTTAACTCGAAAATTATCAAACTGGGCAGCACCAACAAAAGTAATAACCAAATGCCAGATGGTGCAAGCAATACCAAGGGTTGTAGCCAATTTCTGACGGGATGATGCAATTCTTCTATTTTAGAAATCTCATTTTTTTCCAAATTAATCACTCCTAACTCCTAACTCCTAACTCCTAACTGTTTTAACTGCTGGTCAATTGAGTCCAATAACGATCGTAAACCTCTTCAAATTCTCCTACAGGAGTAACACGTTCACAATTTTGTAAAAGTGACTCTGGCGGAAACAAATTAACGTTGTTTTGGATTATTTTTGGCAATTGTTCAAATCCAGCGCTATTAGGTGTAGAAATATTCAGACGTTGAGTGATTTGGGCTGCTATTTCTGGTTGCAAAATCATGTTAATCCAAGCATAGGCTCCAGCTTGGTTGGGGGCTGTTTTGGGAATCACAATAGTGTCTGTCCATAATGAAGAACCACTGCGAGGAACCACATATTTGAGTTTAGGGTTTTCTTGAGAGATTTTCACTGCATCTGCTGAATAACACATTGCTAATAGTAAATCTCCTGCCAGAATTTGATTTTGCCAAGCGTCAGTGTCAAAACGTGCGATCGCAGGTTTTAGTTCCTTCAACTTTTCATAAGCTTGTTTTATTTCTTGTTCATTTTTTGAGTTGTAAGAATAACCTAGCATTCTTAACGTCGCACCCATCACCTCTCGAACATCATTGAGCAAGGTCATCCGCTGATTAAGTTGCTCTTGATTTTGCCAAAGGTAATCCCAGTCTTGTGGTGGATTGTTTATTTTTTCGGAATTGTAAAGTAAACCTGTTGTTCCCCAGTTAAAAGGGATACTGTAGCGGTTATTGGGGTCATAACTAGGATTCTGGAACCGGGGAAATAAATTCTCTAGACCAATTAAGCGATCGTGATTTATTTCTGTTAGCAAACCTTTGTCTACCATCTTCTGCACCATGTAATCAGATGGGTTGATGATGCTATAAGTGCCACCGCCTCCAGCTTGGAATTTAGCTAGCATGACATCATTGGAATCATATACATCCGCTAGCACTTTTATACCAGTTTGGGTGCTAAAATTTTCCAGTAATTGATTGTCAGTATATTGCGTCCAGGTAAAAATATAAAGTTGGTCACGCTGACCATTAGTATTAGAATTAGCACGTACTTCAGCTAGCCTCCAGCCACAACCAGCTAAAGATAAGCTAGAAAGCGCTGCCACCCCTTTTAAAAATTGGCGTCTGTTAGTCATTAAGTTAATAGTCAATCATCTTCTGTGTTGTTACCGATTGATTTTAGATATGCCTTTAATTAGAGTGCTCATGGCTAGTTTAAACATTAACTTAAGTGTATCTACCTGTGCAACTGTTAATAAGTTATGGCTATCAGCTAGTTTGAGGCAAGATTTTTAATCTATTTAAACAAGCTTGAGCTATAAAAATTAACAAAGCGAGCGAGCGTCAAATTATCAAGGAAATCCAGGGTTGTAAGCTGAACTGCACTTCTGTAGTAGCAAAAAGAACAGAGTTTGTCATTACCTTACCAGTTAAAACTGTGGCAGGAGTTTTGAATTCATAATTGTAAGGAAGACTCATATAAATATCTAATTGGCAAAACTTTCGCTTGCAGTTTCAGGGAGTACGGTAAAAGATTGAGTTTTAACTAAGTTCTCAGTGAGGTTACGGATTTTGTTATTGAAATTCCGGTGTAACTTTTGGCTCTTTTTAGTAAACAATTTCAGGCATCTGGGAATACTAAATTTGGAAGCCTTAACGATTTAGCAGTATGGTTAGCACTCTTGTCAATATTCCTGGATACAAGGTTAGCGAAGAGCTCTACGATGGTTCTAGAACCATAGTTTATCGAGGGTATCGAGAGACTGACTCATTAGCTGTAGTTATTAAACTGCTGAAAAATCCTCATCCGAGTTGGGGCGAACTCTTGTCGTTTCAGAATCAGTACACCATAGCTAAAAATCTCAAATCACCGCTAATCGTCCAAACTTATAGCCTAGAACCATACCAAAATGGCTATGCACTTGTGGTGGAAGACTTCGGGGGGATTTCCCTCAATGAATGGGGAGTGAGGATCGGGCGACAATCTCTACAAGAGTTTTTAGAAATTGCGATCGCACTGTGTAATACCTTAGATATATTATATCACGAGCGGATTATTCACAAAGATATCAAACCCGCCAATATTTTAATTAATCCCGAAACAAAACAAGTTAAATTAATCGACTTTAGTATCGCATCTTTGCTAGCACGGGAAACGCAAACACTAATCAATCCCAATGTGTTAGAAGGGACACTTGCTTATATTTCTCCAGAACAAACAGGAAGAATGAATCGGGGGATTGATTACCGAACTGATTTTTATTCTTTGGGTGTAACTTTCTACGAATTACTCACTGGAGTTTTACCTTTTCAATCAAACGATCCGATGGAGTTGGTACATTCTCATATTGCTAAACTTCCACCATCCCTTCGGGAAGTTAAACGTCAAAAGTCAAAAGTCAAAAGTGAAGAGATTCCGCAAGTGTTGTCAGACATCGTGATGAAATTGATGGCAAAAAATGCCGAAGATCGATATCAAAGTGCATTGGGACTGAAGTTTGATTTAGAAAAGTGTTTATATCAGCTACAAGTTTCTGGTAAGATTGAGGTTTTTGAGATTGGGCAACGGGATGTGTGCGATCGCTTCATCATTCCTGACAAACTTTATGGACGAGAAACTGAAGTATCAACACTACTCGAAGCATTTGATAGAGTTAGCCTTGGTGCAACAGAAATAATGCTGGTAGCAGGTTTTTCGGGAATTGGTAAAACAGCCGTTGTCAACGAAGTTCATAAACCGATTGTTCGCCAACGCGGTTATTTTATCAAAGGAAAATATGACCAGTTTCACCGGAATATTCCCTTCAGTGCATTTGTGCAAGCATTCCGAGATTTAATGGGACAACTGTTAAACGAAAGTGATGTACAAATTCAGCAATGGAGAAACCAAATATTAGATGCTGTTGGAGAAAATGGTCAAGTAATTATTGAAGTCATCCCCGAATTATCAAGAATTATTGGTGAACAACCGCCCGCTATACAATTATCAGGAACGGCAGCACAAAATAGATTTAATTTACTGATTCAAAAATTTACTCAGGTCTTTACCAGTGCTGAACATCCTTTAGTGATATTTTTAGATGATTTACAATGGGCAGATTCGGCATCGCTGAAGTTAATGCAATTATTAATAGCTGATACAGGTTATCTTTTATTAATTGGTGCGTACCGTGATAACGAAGTAAACCCAGCACATCCATTAATGTTGGCTTTGAGTGAAATTCAAAAAACTCAAGCAATGATTAATACAATCACTTTAGCGCCACTGAGTCAAGGGCAAGTAAATAAATTAGTTGCTGACACGCTGAAATGTCCACAAAGTTTGGCATGGACTCTTTCTCAATTAATCGATCAGAAAACTCAAGGTAATCCGTTTTTTGCCTCCCAGTTTCTCAAAGCATTGCATCAAGATGGGTTGATTAAATTTGATTTTGAGTTAGGCTGTTGGCAATGTGACATCCCACAGGTGACAACTCAAGCGGTTACAGATGACGTTGTTACTTTTATGGTATTTCAACTCCGAAAACTGCCTGAATCAACTCAAGAAGTGTTGCAGTTAGCTGCTTGTATTGGCAACCAGTTTGATTTAGAAACTTTAGCAATTGTTTACGAACAGTCAGAGGTGGAAACGGCAGCAAGTTTATGGAAAGCATTACAAGAAGGTTTAGTTTTACCCATTAGTGAAGTTTATAAGTTTTATGTAGGGGAAGAAAGTCAAGTTGTTAAACTAGAAAATTATCAAACGGTTACATACAAATTTTTACATGACCGAGTACAACAAGCTGCCTACTCTCTGATTCCTGACGATCAAAAGCAAGCCACTCATCTCAACGTTGGGCAATTGCTGTTGCGAAATACTGCACCTGAAGCCATAGAACTCAATGTTTTTGATATTGTTAATCAATTGAACAATGGAATTACTCTGATAGATCAGATCGGCGATCGCTATGAGTTAGCGCAGTTGAATCTGATTGCTGGCAAAAAAGCAAAAGTTTCCACAGCTTATAAGGCAGCCATTAAATACTGCGCGATCGGGATGGAAATGCTTTCCGAAGATAGTTGGGAGACTGCCTACGACCTGACGTTTCAGCTTTATCGAGAATGTGCAGAGTGCGAATACATCACAGGGCGCTTTGACGAGGCAGAACGACTCTTCCATCGGGCATTACAGTACGCCAAGAAGAAATTCGATCTCGCAGAGATTTATGGCCTTCAACTAGCCCTGAGATCCAATCAGGGAGAGAATCTACTCGCCGCTTATGAGGCTGCATTGAGTGGCTTGAGTGTTATGGGCATGAGCATTCCGGCAACCGATGAAGGTCAGCAAGCGCTGATTGAAACCACACTCAAGGAGATCCACCTCAAACTGGAAACTGTGCAATCCGCAGATTTATATGACCTGCCTGCGATGACCGATCCGGCGAAGAAGGTATGTATGTCAATCCTCCCCAATCTTTGGGGGGCTGCTTATGTTGGTGGCAATCAAGCGCTGACAATTCTGAGCATCCTGTTAATGGTTCATACTTCATTCACCTATGGCAATGCCGAAAGTTCGGGCTGTGCTTACTGTTTGTATGGGATGATGCTCACAATACAGGGAAACTATCGAAGTGCTTATGAGTTCGCTACGTTAGGGCGAAAGCTCGATCGCCAATTCAATAGCGCTAAGTTCATTCCCAAAACCAATAACGTTTTTGGTCATACAATCAATCCCTACAATAGACCACTGGTTGAAAACGTAGCAGTTTACCAACAATCTCTCCAGATCAGCTATGAAACAGGTGACATTGGGTTTGGCATCTGGGCAGTAATATGTCTCATTTGGACGATGCTGTTGAAGGGCGATTGTTTATCAGAGGTGTATGCCGAAACCGAGAAATACTTGAGCTATGTGCAACAAGTAAATAATGTGAACATGACGCATACATTTAACCTACAACAGCAATTTCTTTTGCACCTGCAAGGTTTGTTGGCAGAATCCGATCTACTGGTCGATCATGGCGATCGCAAGATTGTCTGTCTTGATGCTTGGCAGAAGAATAATTTTGAAGCTGGTATCAATTGGTATTGCTTCTTGAAACTTCAGCTATTGTACTTATACGGTCGCTATGCCGATGCCCTGGAAGTTGCTGCTATTGCTGAAAAAACGCTGGTTTCTAATCTTGGTCTGTTTCCGATCGTTTTATTCCACTTTTATTACCCGCTTAGTTTAGCCGCGCTTTATCCAAAAGCAACACCAGAGAATCAACAGCACTACTGGGATGTGATGCAGCAGCACCGGCAACTTCTAGAAACCTGGACGCAGACTTGTCCAGAGAACTTTTTGCATCAATTGCTGTTGCTTGGGGCTGAAATGGCAAGAGTTTCTGGTAACTACGCAGATGCGATCGCCTGTTACGATCGCGCCATTACCGCAGCCAAAGAAAATCACTTTACCCATATTCAAGCACTCGCTAACGAACTAGCAGCAAAGTTTTACCTGGAATGGCGTAAGGAAAGGATTGCTCAGGAGTATATGATTCAAGCTTACTATGGCTATGTTCGTTGGGGAGCAAAAGCCAAAATCGCTGACTTAGAAAAACGCTATCCCCAACTACTTGCTCCCATATTACAGCAAACCCGTTCCACCCTTTCCACTAACGAAACCATCTTCGCTTTGGGGAGTGTTACATCCACCAGTTCAGCCACTTCTAGCAGCAGCATATCTGATTCCCTAGATTTAGCAGCTATTCTCA encodes:
- a CDS encoding trifunctional serine/threonine-protein kinase/ATP-binding protein/sensor histidine kinase produces the protein MVSTLVNIPGYKVSEELYDGSRTIVYRGYRETDSLAVVIKLLKNPHPSWGELLSFQNQYTIAKNLKSPLIVQTYSLEPYQNGYALVVEDFGGISLNEWGVRIGRQSLQEFLEIAIALCNTLDILYHERIIHKDIKPANILINPETKQVKLIDFSIASLLARETQTLINPNVLEGTLAYISPEQTGRMNRGIDYRTDFYSLGVTFYELLTGVLPFQSNDPMELVHSHIAKLPPSLREVKRQKSKVKSEEIPQVLSDIVMKLMAKNAEDRYQSALGLKFDLEKCLYQLQVSGKIEVFEIGQRDVCDRFIIPDKLYGRETEVSTLLEAFDRVSLGATEIMLVAGFSGIGKTAVVNEVHKPIVRQRGYFIKGKYDQFHRNIPFSAFVQAFRDLMGQLLNESDVQIQQWRNQILDAVGENGQVIIEVIPELSRIIGEQPPAIQLSGTAAQNRFNLLIQKFTQVFTSAEHPLVIFLDDLQWADSASLKLMQLLIADTGYLLLIGAYRDNEVNPAHPLMLALSEIQKTQAMINTITLAPLSQGQVNKLVADTLKCPQSLAWTLSQLIDQKTQGNPFFASQFLKALHQDGLIKFDFELGCWQCDIPQVTTQAVTDDVVTFMVFQLRKLPESTQEVLQLAACIGNQFDLETLAIVYEQSEVETAASLWKALQEGLVLPISEVYKFYVGEESQVVKLENYQTVTYKFLHDRVQQAAYSLIPDDQKQATHLNVGQLLLRNTAPEAIELNVFDIVNQLNNGITLIDQIGDRYELAQLNLIAGKKAKVSTAYKAAIKYCAIGMEMLSEDSWETAYDLTFQLYRECAECEYITGRFDEAERLFHRALQYAKKKFDLAEIYGLQLALRSNQGENLLAAYEAALSGLSVMGMSIPATDEGQQALIETTLKEIHLKLETVQSADLYDLPAMTDPAKKVCMSILPNLWGAAYVGGNQALTILSILLMVHTSFTYGNAESSGCAYCLYGMMLTIQGNYRSAYEFATLGRKLDRQFNSAKFIPKTNNVFGHTINPYNRPLVENVAVYQQSLQISYETGDIGFGIWAVICLIWTMLLKGDCLSEVYAETEKYLSYVQQVNNVNMTHTFNLQQQFLLHLQGLLAESDLLVDHGDRKIVCLDAWQKNNFEAGINWYCFLKLQLLYLYGRYADALEVAAIAEKTLVSNLGLFPIVLFHFYYPLSLAALYPKATPENQQHYWDVMQQHRQLLETWTQTCPENFLHQLLLLGAEMARVSGNYADAIACYDRAITAAKENHFTHIQALANELAAKFYLEWRKERIAQEYMIQAYYGYVRWGAKAKIADLEKRYPQLLAPILQQTRSTLSTNETIFALGSVTSTSSATSSSSISDSLDLAAILKAYQTLSSEIELEKLLSSLLLIVMEDAGADKCVFMLLRDDRLLIKGSISEGTQPVVLQRLPIEESQDIPLKLIYKVLHNRQTVVLVDATADPTLANDPYIVRQQPKSILCSPILHQGKLMGILYLENNLAMGAFTSDRVELLSLLCAQAAISLENARLYERSQEYAQQLEQSFAKLSASNSRFEKLVDNVPGVVFQYCMSANGVISLSYISADCYSLLEITPEQAMFNWQFFDNMVHPDDAVSYQQSQTQAIQTISPWQWSGRIITPSGIIKWIHGESRIQIFADGSMVWDGLFVDINDRKVAELALQQKSLLLEQALADLQNTQLQMVQTEKMSALGNLVAGVAHEMNNPLGFISASLKQVKPTFTDIVEHLGLYQASLPNKSEQIIDHAEEIDLDYSLEDLPKMIDSMSMACDRLKNISTSLRTFSRADQDYKVPFNIHQGIDSTILILKHRLKANEQRPAIEVVTSYGNLPQIECFPGQLNQVFMNLLANAIDALDESNHGRSFEEIKSNSNCIIITTSVANNLVKIAIADNGKGMSEQVKSKIFDHLFTTKAVGKGTGLGLAIACQIVEETHGGKLSFNSVLGEGTEFIIEIPV